One genomic region from Portunus trituberculatus isolate SZX2019 chromosome 5, ASM1759143v1, whole genome shotgun sequence encodes:
- the LOC123513364 gene encoding tRNA-specific adenosine deaminase 2-like codes for MEKKEEFMEAAFEQAREALAAGEVPVGCVFVYRDKVIARGRNSVNETHNATRHAEMNCVDGTLVWCRERGEDHCAVFRDVSVYVTVEPCGMCADALGQLGVSDLVFGCSNDRFGGCGSVVDVPKLYGHQYAIEKGVRAGDAVHLLKEFYKGENPNAPTDKAKRKT; via the coding sequence atggagaagaaagaagagtttatggaggcaGCATTTGAGCAAGCAAGGGAGGCACTGGCTGCTGGAGAGGTACCTGTTGGATGTGTCTTTGTGTACAGAGACAAGGTAATCGCCCGTGGCCGTAACAGCGTCAATGAGACCCACAATGCAACACGACATGCCGAGATGAACTGTGTGGATGGAACTCTGGTTTGGtgcagggaaagaggagaggatcaTTGTGCTGTGTTCCGCGATGTGAGTGTGTACGTGACAGTGGAGCCTTGTGGGATGTGTGCTGATGCATTAGGGCAGCTGGGCGTGTCAGATTTGGTGTTCGGGTGCTCCAATGACAGGTTTGGCGGGTGTGGGTCTGTGGTGGATGTGCCGAAGCTGTATGGTCACCAGTATGCCATAGAGAAGGGTGTGCGTGCTGGTGATGCTGTACACCTGTTGAAGGAGTTTTATAAAGGTGAGAATCCTAATGCACCGACAGACAAGGCCAAGAGGAAAACATAA